Proteins encoded within one genomic window of Companilactobacillus sp.:
- a CDS encoding DUF3173 domain-containing protein, protein MRSTIDKNGLMEMGLKEHTASTVIRQSKRIMVQRGYPFYLNRRLSFVPISVVEEILGFSLVEGIDDE, encoded by the coding sequence ATGCGCTCAACAATAGATAAAAATGGATTGATGGAAATGGGATTAAAGGAACACACTGCTTCAACGGTCATTCGACAATCAAAACGAATTATGGTACAAAGGGGTTATCCTTTTTATCTTAATCGAAGACTATCGTTTGTCCCAATAAGCGTTGTTGAAGAAATACTAGGATTCTCATTAGTTGAAGGAATTGATGATGAGTAA